Genomic window (Chloroflexota bacterium):
GGCAAAGGGCCGCCTCATCGACGATGCCGCCCCGCGCCGTGTTCACCAGATAACTAGCCGGCGACAGCCAGGATAGCTCCTTCTCGCCCAGTAGACCACGCGTCTCGGCAGTGAGAGGCACGTGTATGGTGACCACCGCTGCCTCCTGGAGGAGCGTTCTCAGATCCACCACCTTGGCCCCCACACGGCGGAGTCGCTCACCACTCACATAGGGATCGTAGACAAGCAGTTTCATACCGAAGGCGCGCCCCAGGCGAGCAACGGCAAAGCCAATATTGCCCAAACCGATGATGCCTAAGGTCTTGCCGGCCAACTCCCTGCTTTCAAAATGTCCTGGTTGCCACTCCCCTCCCTGTAGGGAGTGGTGTGCCTGAGGTATCCTTCTAACCATCCCCAGGATGAGCCCCCAGGTGTATTCGGCTACTGAGCGGATATTAGCCAGCGGCGTGTTGACGACCCAGATACCGAGCTCCGTGGCAGTGGCAACGTCGATGTTATCCACACCGATGCCGTGTTTACCTACTACCTTCAAGCAGTGACCACACCGTAGTAGGTCACCGCTGATACGGGACAAACGCACGATGACCGCATCAACAGCGCTTATCGCCTCAGCCAGGGCTGTTTCTTCACGGGCGTTGGGGAAAACTGTTTCCGCTGTCTGGGCCAGGATGGCCATACCGGCCGGGTCAATCGGTTCGGTAAGAAGTACACGCATGGCCGTACCTCCTGAAGGTAGATTCATCCTCATTATAGCACGAGGTAGTGCCCTCATCCCTTATTTGAGAGGAAGGTGCAGCAGTTGTACCAGGCCTGGCGCGGGCGGATGGAAGATATATACCCTACCACGCCTCACTATAGCTTTTGACCGAGAGGGGTAGGTAGGTCTTGTTGATTGTCTGGGCCACGACCAGCGTTATCGGTATGGTACGTGTCCCTAGTTGCCCAGCATTTATCATCACCTGGCCAGAATAGCTGCCCACCGTCTTCCCACTCCGATCGGCCGTAACGGTCAACACAGCTGGCTGAGCGCTGCCGCTAGAGGGGCTCACTGCTAGCCAGGGTTGATCCGTCGCGGCTGTCCAGCTGAAGGCGGCTACACCACCGCTATCAATGGTCAAGGTCTGACTGACTGTGCTGCTGACTTCAGTGATCCTGGCGCCAAGCGTCCAGATGCCCAGGGCATTAGGCCATACCTGCAATGAGGGGGGCGTTTGCCCGACGATGGTTATCGGGCCAGGGGCATAGCTGTATCTCGTCGGGGCAGTCTTACTACTGATCTTAGCGTAGACATAGTAGGTGCCCAGGTCGAGAAATGAGGTGTCCCAGGTGTAGCTTCCTGAGGCCGGGTTGAGCCCACTGGCGATGAGAATCCCCTCCTGGCTTCCCTGCCTCGTATCGTAGTAGAGAGAGAGGCTGGCATTGCTATCGTTGCTAGCACTCCAGCGGATAGTGAAGTTAGAGGAGCTGGGGGCAGTCAATTTTACCCAATCGACCTGGAAGTTCACCCCAGCACCACTCACCGGATCCAGACGGAGGTTGCGAATCAGCCCTGTCCATCGTGGGTAAGTGGAGAGGTCAAGGCTGTATTGATTCCAGCCCGGATAGATGGTGAAGACTTCCGTCGAATACCAGACTCCCTCGGCCGGTGACCAGAAGACAGCCCCCCTCGTGTTCTGGTCAGCGTACATCCTGAAGGTCAATCGGGAATACGTCGCAGCATCGATGTATGCTACCTTGCCCGTGCTGTCACTGGTGTTCAGCCAGAAGTAAGGATCGTCGTTGGTACCCCTTCCCGAGAAGACCCCAGCGGAGAAGGAATCGCTTATCCCACTTATGAGTGGAGCATCGGCTGGGCTGTCCATGTCCCAGGGGTTACCGAGCACATTGGTGGCGTAATCTCGACCCAATAAGAGGCGGTCGTCGGTACCATCCGGTTGGGTGATGTTGACCGTAGGCCATCTGGAGATGATGAGCGGGGTTTCGCTATAGCGCCGAACGATATTGTGTCCATCGTTGACCTTGGCCCAGATGTAATACGTACCAGGTGCTACGGCCGATGTGTCCCAGGTGTAGCTATCACCAGCGCTTTGGCTGATGCTGGCGATCTGATGCTCCTCGCTGTAGGCCGTATTACTGGTGTCGTAATAGAGGGTGATCATGGCCGTATCGTCCGGGTTAGCGATTGACCATCTTATCGTGTACGAGGTATCGGCCCAGTCGTCGGCCGTCAAGAGGACGTAGTCCAGGTGGGAGGTGACTGCTTTGGGTATCTCATTCGGATCAAAGCGAAACACCGTCTGGGTACCTGTCCATCCCGGTCCGGAGGCGATGAGGGCTTTTTTTAGATCATAGCTATAGGTGTGCCACCCTTCGTCGGTCACCACGGCCTCCGCCTCGGTCATATCGAGACTGGCTCCTCTATTCCACCAGACGAGGCGGTTGATCGAGCCAAGGTCGGTATCCTGCGCATGGTCCTCTTTGAAGCGATAGGTGACATAATAATATTTATCTGTATCAATGGGTATGGTGGGGGCGCCGGGGAAGGCACTCGTGCGCAGAGTGACCTGGGGATCGCCTGTCTTCAGATTTCCTTCCTCATAGACCGTGCCCGTGCTGGTCAGATTGAGGATGCCCTCATTGAGGCTATAGCTGGCTAAGTCGTGTGTGGCCGCTATATCGCACAACGAATTCATATCCCAGGGTTTGCCGAAGTGGGCTGTGGCGTAGTCCTCCCCACTGGTCATGCTAGGGGCAGTAAACCTGAGAACGGGCGCCTTATTGACAGCCAGCGGTCCCGGGCTGTAGATGGTGGTGAGGGCCAGGTCGCTTTCACTGGAGGGCGTATCGCCCGTGGTGAGGGCCACCCAATCGATCTGAACTTCGACCCCTACATCATAGGCTGGCGTAAGCCGTAAGATTTTGGCTACTGTGGCTTTTGGGTCTGTCCAATGCGGATCCTCGCTCAGGTCAAGGGAATAGGTCTGCCAGCCAGTCTGGCTATCCTGCCAATTGCCGAAGTAGGGATGGGAGGTATCATCGACATCATACCACAGAAAAAGCCACTTACTGGGCTGGCTGGAGTACATGCGGAAGACCAGCTTCTTGAAAACAGTCTTATCGATCGGTCGATTGACATCGTAACGCAGCCAGAAGTAATTGTCCCCAGCGCTCTTTGTTACCTTGGCGCGCAGCACACCGTCGGAGAAGGTCAGCGGGTCGAGTCCAACGCTGAAAGCCACATCCCCGGCATCGCTCATGTTCCAGGGCTTCTCCAGCACAGTGGAGGCATAGTCGATGCCGACCCTGGCCGCAACGTAGTAGTTTCCCGGCGGCAGATGAGCTGTCTTCCAGGTATAGGAGGTCGTGTGAGATACGTCTAGACCAGTGGTGATCTGTTCTAGGGTAGCGGTGTCATCGGTATCGGAATCGGCATAGAGGCTAGCCACACCGCTGCCAGCCGTCCATTGAATATTGAACGTCGTGCTGTCGGTATCAAGGGGGGTCAGCCTGACCCAATCTATCCGCACATCCACCCCGCTGGCCATGACAGGAGTGAGCCGCAGGCCCACAATCTGTCCAGTCCAATCCAGATTGCCCTCACTCTTACCGATGGCGCTCAGGTCGATGGTGTAGATGTGCCAGCCTGGATAGACGGGGATGACGTTCGAGCCGGTGTAAGGGCCGTCCTGCAATTTGGTGCTCCCATACCAGAAAAGGCGCGCCCCGCTTGTGTTAGGATCGGCCTGGCTCAGGTACATACGGAAAGATAGCTGCTTATATTTAGAGGCATCAATAGGATGTAAACTGCCGTATTTATCGACGGTCTGGTATTTAGCATAGCCGGGCCAAAGTAGAAAGATCTGAGGGTCATTGGTGGTGGTAGTGCCGCTGAGGATGCTCCCCTCCACGATCTCAAGACGATTCGTCCCGGCACCAGAGCTCATGTTTAAGGTGCGCTCGTTATATATGTCGGTGATCTGGCTCATATCCCAGGGATCGCCCCAGACAAGCGAGGCATAGTCCTCCCCTTCGGCCACCTTCTCCGTGCCACTTGGCGCGGTGAATCCATGGAAGGCCAGGGAAGGTGCGGCCTGGGAAGAGGTCGACTCGCCTGATAGGCTCATATAGCCTATGAGTAGGGCTAGACCGAGAAGGACGGCTAACGACAAGTGGAGTAGGGACAACCATTGGGAAGAGACCTTCGGTGGCATGGGCATCGCACCTCCAGTTTAGTATGCTGCTCATATTACGATGGCATGGTTAGGGCGAGACTATTCTATTTGTGGGCCCTAAATCTGTCAATAATTTGGGGAGATACTCAACGCCCCCGTGTTGGCTTCTGGGGTGAGACGCCACTCTGCTTGTGGGCAGGGTGGGGGTGGGGCAAATACCCGAACCTGCGCCTTGGGCACCCTGCCGCCGGGTTCTTGTCGTTTATTGATCTGGGGCGCCTTAGCGGTCGAGCTGGATGAGTGGCAAGTAGACCGGATAGGTCAAAGGTGTCAGAGGGGCTGTGAACCGCAAAATCCAAAGGCCGCTGCTTCCAGCGGCCACGTAGGCGTAGTTGCTGGCCAGTGCCACGCCTTCGGCATACCCTGCTGTAACGTAGTAGCCCACCTCCCTGGGGCTGGTGGCGTTGGAGACATCGATGATGCGCAGGCCGTCAACATTGGCCACGTAGGCGCGGTCGCCGGCCAGTACCACGCCCCGGGCATCCCCTGCTGTAACGTAGTAGCCCACCTCCCTGGGGCTGGTGGCGTTGGAGACATCGATGATGCGCAGGCCGCTGCTTCCAGCGGCCACGTAGGCGTAGTTGCCGGCCATGGCCACGCCTTGTACCACGCCTGGCAGCGGCGCACTCTCCCCAACCACCGCGGGGCGGGCGGGGTCAGAGACGTCCAGGACTACCAGCCGTGGCCCAAGGCCGATGTAAGCGTGGTTCCCCTGCACAGCCACAGCGTAAGTGGAACCGCCAATCTGCCCCAGGGAGGTGGGCTACTAGGACTGCTGGAGTGTTGTCCTGTTGCTCAGGATAGCGGCGGGGGCGCTGTGGGTGCGGTACTGAAGCGGAGGCGGCGGTTGCGGCTCATCAGCGGTGATCGGTGCCACACCGCCCGGTGCCAGCAGGAGGGCCAGGATGAGGGGGAGCGCCACAAGGATGAAGGGTCGCTTCGGTGCCATCGTCATCCCTCCGACGGTGATCGTCTGGGCCAGGGTCGCCACTGGCAAAGGGGCAGGGTAGCCTTCGTCCGGCTAGCAGCAGAGCTCAACGGCAGCCCCTTCGCCTAGGGGCCCGGCCAAGGTTCAGCGCATATGGGAACCTAGCTATAGTTTACCCCCATCGTGCAAAAAGTCAAGGGCCGGTCATGAGGGTGTTGAGTAGCTCCCTCAAACCCCCACAGGGGGATCAAGGCGGCCCTTCGGGCTTTTTTGTGCCTTGAGGTACATCCCCAGACCCCTAGCAAAGGGGCTCTGCCCTCCTTGGAACCCCTGCTGCCCATCGATCTCAATTTTTTCGTTGACCCGCAGGGCGGGATGGTGTAAGATACAAACGCTACAAACGATTGCCTTTTGG
Coding sequences:
- a CDS encoding hydroxyacid dehydrogenase, with protein sequence MRVLLTEPIDPAGMAILAQTAETVFPNAREETALAEAISAVDAVIVRLSRISGDLLRCGHCLKVVGKHGIGVDNIDVATATELGIWVVNTPLANIRSVAEYTWGLILGMVRRIPQAHHSLQGGEWQPGHFESRELAGKTLGIIGLGNIGFAVARLGRAFGMKLLVYDPYVSGERLRRVGAKVVDLRTLLQEAAVVTIHVPLTAETRGLLGEKELSWLSPASYLVNTARGGIVDEAALCRLLQSGHLAGAALDVFATEPLPADSPLHHAPNLILTPHIAAATREALQGMAVTVAEEVVRVLQGKRPRYPVNEPFQQRNR